The Fusarium falciforme chromosome 10, complete sequence DNA segment CCGCGTAAATGGACATCGGCTTCAACACTAATGCATCCAGAGCCAAGTGCTTCGAAGAGAGGAATTCGGCGCTCGTAGTCATTGTGCGAGTGGATTGGCACAGGACGAGCATGACGGAGAAAGGACTGACGGTCGGCGTCCCAGATTCCTGGGCTATTGTGGCTAATGTCTTGTCCAAACCACAAGTCATACGGATCGTTGGGTATGCGGGTCAATCCCATATCGAGGCGGTAGATGTAGACGGATTCGCCGACGAGACTTGATGCCAACTGAGATTAGAAATTGACAGAAGTTGGATGCTCAAGACACACTTACCTAAAAATTAAGAGGCCAACAATGTATTTCATAAAATTCTTCTGAAAATGGCACCGAAATGTCTTTCCTAAAGGTCGACGCTCGCGGCCGCCTTTCCGACTGTTGTCGACTGGGAGAATGGAGTCATTGCTGGAAGACATGGCTGTTTACCTTGTTATTTTGCGCATCAAGAGATCATCACTGTTGAGAATATGCACACATGAAACTGGAGCAGCGTGTGCTTTAAGTAGCTGCCTAGTCAAGCACCAGGTTATCATGCGCAGTAATCACCATGCATGTAGATCCGCGGTGGCTTTGCTAGTGATCCTACAAGCTTGCACGTTATCATTGGGTGGATTTTGTCACCTTACGGCGGCTGACCGCAGTGTCGTAGCGAAAAGAGCTGCGCCTCGGCAGCACGTACGCTTTAGTGTGTGTAAAGCACTGATCGTCGCTGATATGAGCCCCGAAGGAATTGCTTATATCTATTCTGCCTTGGAAGGATCCTAATGAGAAGGTCACCTTGTTTTTGGTAATGCCACGGACGATACATCCCGATGGACGACGCTTAACGTCAAACCGGGCGGCTTAGACTTCTCGCCATCAGCGCCTGTTACAAGGCATAGATGTCAACATATTTATTTTCGTGTTTGTTACTCTATAGAACCCTTATATCCCCGATGCTCTAGACGCATTTAAGACGCTTCACAATCGCCCGTCTCTTGAATAGCCCGTGGGACGAGTTGCTTACCACAGGGACCATGACCAGCATGCACCCAATCAGCATACTCTGTCAGGCAAATCTATTACGCAGTTCTTGTAGTCTCCTTTCAAGTACTAGCATGCTTTCTCTCTCCTTTTTGCGTGATTTTAGTTCATCTTGAACCGCTGTAATGTTCCGCAAACAGCCCTCCTTCCGGCGAATCGTCTCATTCGGGAGCGTTATCGCGCTGGTTCTAATGCTGGGAACTTGCTTCGGAGGACTTTGATTGACAGATGGCTCGCCGGGTTCCAAGGTCGGACCCTGGGGCGAAGATATGTtggctgttgttgttccAGCAGATAAAGTTGTTAACATTCTGGCCAATGGAGTCGCCTTGATGGGGACTGCTCGTCTTTTGCTCGTACCCGAATTCTCCGTCACTTCTGGGGCTTGGGCTGGATCGATCTGTTTTGGGGATCCTCCTGTTGGTACTCCCTCTTGCGAAGCATTCATCGGCGCAGATGTCAACGCAGCACCGGGAGCAGGAGGTGTCGCTGTCGGCACGCTTCGTGCTCTTTGTTCTTCTCGGGGTATCTCTACATCCGGACTTCTCGCCTCTACAGACCCTGTCCCGGAGTCGCTGTTATCTGTGGGAGGGCCAACGCTGCTGTTTCCTGCAGGAGGAGGTCCATGTTTGTCCTGGATCATGACCTCGAGTTGCTTTTGCATAACCGCAACACCATTCTCAGCCGCCTGGGCACTCTTTGTCGCTGCTCGCGCTGACTCTTCAGCCGCCGCGGCACTTTTCCTGCTGGAGAGAGCCGAACTCTCGCCAGCAACAGCACTTCTCGTGCCCGCGTCGGCAGTCTTTTGTGTGGCACGCATGATCCCTACGCCAACCCCGGCCATAATTGTGCCAAAAATCCATGTGGCTACTGTGGTTGCCGTTTCGGTAGCTGAGCTTGACGTCGTCACAACGTGGTCGGAGGTCGAAGCGACAGAGGCAGACACACCGGAAAATGAGGCTAACGCGGACTTGTCCGAGGTGATGGCGGAGGAAGTTCGGTGGTGCTGGCCTTTGAATTTATGATACCGTGTAATATTGCGGTGCTTCGGGTTGAGCTCAGATAGAGCAGCCGTTGATTCTTCGGAATACCTCTCGTCACGCTCAGCTTCCATACCACTTCGCTCGATTTCCACTGCCTGCTGTCGCCTTTCATACGGATCGAACACGCTCAAGTCATCGGCTTCATCAACCATTGTCAAGCCTTGGTCTCCGGCCTTCCTAATGACCCGTTCGGAATGACCATGCGGCGATTCAGCAGCGCTGGTTCGCCCTGCATCACAATCCCGCGACGTGACGCTGGCCGGGTTTCTGTCGTTCCAGTGAAACTGTAACTCCTCTGTGGCTGTCTCCATATGCGTTCCGTTTGACACCGGGTTGAACCTAAAGTGTTGGTTATAACCCCGATTCAGATACCACTTGCCCCAGTGGTCATTCAGGCCTGGAACCCTCGGCCTTCGCCGCATCCAGCCACCGCGTACGGGTATACAGTCACTCCATCCGGGTTTACGGGCGATGGCATCAGATGCAGGGGACTCGGCCCAGATTTTGACGGGATCGACAAGAACTGAGTGAGTGTCCATACTAGCAAGTAGTAATCGATTAGCTCAGGTCTGGCCGTGCTTGTTTTTCGTGCGAGGTTTGCAGTACGTTAATGGAGGTTTTAGCGGTGAGATGATGCAGGGAGGTAGGACACTGCGGCCTGAAAGTTGCAGCCTGATTCTCTGAACAGCCACAATCAATCAGGCTCTGCTGGACTTCGCAGTCTCGGTTGCCTCACGTGACGAACACACTGCAAAATAGGATAGGATTCCCGGCTTCAGAGGAATTACATGCTCAAGTTTATGGACCACTGGCAGAAAGAAGACATCCATTGCTTCGACGTCAAGAAGGTGGCGGTTGACATCTCCTACAATGGCTGGAGATTCGCTTTTCTAGGAAATGAATTCTCTCAAACAGAGATAAAAGAACTAGATCGATCATAACATTCGCAACTACGACGATAACAGCTCAGCTTATAGGAACCTCATGAGCAATGTCAATGCCAATGGCGAAATTTATGTGCAGGTTGGGGCAGGCTGAGAATCTTTTGATAACATCAAGAGACTAGCCTTGTCATTGCTAGGCAGTTTAACCTTAGTCTAACATGGGAACGTTACCTAAACAACAAAGATTTATTCCGTGAATTGTAATATGAAAAATACCTCTGCCTAGACGAATAAATGAACAACTTGTGTCGCTCAAGTGTCCATATTAGCACGTCATCAATATGTGGagatcttggccatgttcGGCTAAGTCCCGATGCTAACATGACATTGCACATGCTAACATGACTCTGGCCAAGATTGATGCATGATAGGCAAATGATTGCGTCTTTCCAGCAGCTCTTCATGTGAGCGGGGTTTCAAGTATGAAGCGGGTGTTTTGCAGAATGCCGCGATTCAACTCAACCATGGTGTGATTTGGAGATTCTCGGTCCATCGGCCCCCTCGGCCTATAAAGAGACAGCCGATATCCTTCATATTGCCCTCGGGCCTGACAAGATCCTTCCAAGTCCCAGCAATTCATTCAAACATGTCGACAACTACAACCCAATCCGAGACGGTTCTGAGAACCAGGCTCGAGACGAGCCAACATCCCAAGCCGCTATCTCTCTCTGGAGCGCTTGATCGCTTCGAGTCTGAGGAGCTGACGCCCGTAATTGGCCGTGAATATCCCAGTGTCAATCTGGTCGACGACATTCTCAATGCCTCCAACTCTGACGAGCTTGTTCGTGACCTTGCCATCACCAGTGAGTTCGACTAACTTCGTTGCATATCATTGGGATCTTCTGACACCCAATGACTAGTTTCCCAGAGGGGTGTCGTCTTCTTCCGTGCTCAGGACAACCTGACCGATGACCTACAAAAGGTGCTGGCTCAGCGCCTTGGTGAGCTCGTCAACAAGCCAAAGGAGTCGACCCTGCACATCCACCCACTTCTCAATGGCACTGATGAGTTTGGCGTCGCCGACAACGAAATCAgcaccatctcatctcagGGTTTCAAAGCCCTGGCTGTCGGCTACAAGGATCGAGATGATCGCAAGGGCggtgctgcttcttggcacAGCGATATTCAGTTCGAGGAGTTCCCAGCTGACTACACGAGCCTACGCTTGACCCAGCTCCCGTCAACGGGTGGTGACACCCTGTGGGCGTCAGGCTACGAGATCTATGACCGCTTCAGCGACCCCTGGCAGAAGTTCTTGGAGGGCCTGACAGCGACCTTCAAGGGCGAGGGAttcatcaaggctgctgatGCTCGCCCGGACAAGTTCAAGATCTACGAAGAGCCACGTGGCAACCCCGCCAACATCGGTCGTGGGCTTACGGCGGTTCATCCAGTTGTGCGAACCAACCCAGTTACTGGTTGGAAATCCGTCTTCGCGATTGGCAATTTCCCTCAGCGCATCAACGAGCTGAGTCTACGCGAGAGCAAGGagctgctggagctgctgTACAAGAGGATCGAGGAGAACCACGACCTACAGGTCAGGTTCAAGTGGAGAAACAAGAATGACATTGGTTCGTACTCACCAGTTCTACAATACGGAGAAAAGCCAAAAACTAATCGCCTTTCAAGCAATCTGGGATAACCGCAGTGTGTTCCACAGCGCGACCAACGACTACGATACTCTGGGCGACCGTGTAGGCCACCGTGCTGTTGGAATCGGCGAGAAGCCATACTTGGACCCACAAAGCCAGTCAAGGACAGTTGCACTCAGCAAGAATTAGAAAGTCCTTATGGTTACTTAACGTTTTTTTGGTTCTATAGTTGAGGAAGCATATAAATACAGAGAGGACATTGAACCCCTATGATGTCCCAATGGCCCGTTTGACCATATCGCTGTCCAACTCTCGCATCGTCATCTTTCCAGAAACCTTGCCACTGGCCTCATTTAAAAGCTGGTTTCTAAGCAGGAGGGTAGGCGTGCAACTCCACGCATGACAGAAACTATTCATCCTCACATCTCCGTATGGGCTTGTCCGTGCATCTGAAGGGTCATAACACTCCCAGAACGTATCAGCACCAGCCTGGACCATACCACCCCAGTACGATCTTATAAGTTCGAGACACTTCTCGTAGCAGCCTGCTGTGATGAGTGCATCGCAGACATGGTGCCAGAGGTACGGAGTCATGGGCTTGATGGCAGCGGGATGTGCCAGGGTGTTGAGCAGAGCGCTGCGAGCAGTCTCGGGCGAGAATGCTTCAGCGAGAACAAGCCAAGATGCTGATGCGTAACTGATCTGCGCTTTTGGACCTGATACCACAACGCCATCGGACAGGAAGATTTGGGCAGCCTCAGTCATCCCCTTGATCGTTTCCTGGTGTGGGAAATCCAGCTGCAAGAGCTGTGCAAGTTTGGCGACTGCCTTGAGACAGAAGAGCAGCACTCCATGAGATCCTGCGCTAGTGTCAACCTCTCTGTTCCAGTCCAGGAACTTGATGTCCGAGGTGCGTTCGGGTTCGAAGATAAAAGTTTGGGGGTTGACGTGTTGCAAAGGACGTCGAAGACACCCGAGCGCTGTCGCCCACAATAGACGGCCAGTTTCTAGATCTCCAGATGCCGCAACATAGTCATAAACAACGCTGCCGAACAGAGCATCGTATTCGGTAAGATAGTCGGCAGAGGCAGCCAGGGTTGGCTTCTCAAACAGACAAGCAGGCAAAGACCCATCAGTCCGCGCAACAGCCGCAAATTGCAAGATGCACCGTTTGACGAGATCAAAATCCTTGAGTGTACTGTAGTTGGCTAGCGCTTGAAGTCGAAGATCGCCAATCCACATTCTCCGGTCCCTTCTTGGGCCGTCCTCAAAGACAGACTGCATACAGTCTCTGAGAGTAAGAATGCTGACACGGTCGATatcttgaagaagctggtCGTCAAACTCGAAAGTATCGAGTTCATGATCTTGACTGATGGCACTAACACATTCGCAGGCCACATCAGAGATCGAGATTTTGAAGTTGGATGAAGTATCGATGACTTGGACACGTAAGAAGCGAAAAGAGTGACGCCGTCGGATCTTGACATCATCAGGACAGACGTCGATATTGATGATCTCATCAGGCAGCCAGCCCTTGCTAAGCCATGTTTCCACGCCATCCATTGACATGGTGACATCCAAAGGAGATTCGCCAAATGTGAGACGCAGTCTACATGGAGCGTCCATGTTGGCGCCAACGCAGGAAATTCGAAAAGACAAATAGCCGACCATGTGTATGCCAAAGTCGAGCACAAAGTCAGAGTCCCTGCCCCATGCCAATGAGGGAAGATCAGAAATGTCGTCGGTGCCGGGTTGAATCCGCAACCCAAAGTAATTGTCGTCGCATGGTGTGAAAGAAACAAAGCGTTGTGGACGTCGAGTCCAGCGATGCAAGGTCGGGTGAAGAGAATCCGCAAGCAGCTCAAACGGCGAGCACGTCACAGAAGAATCTTGCGGAATCTTTTGATGCATTGTGCCAAGTATGATATGTGTGTGATATGAAAGAGCAAGAGAAGACGATGGGTAGAACACGTCGGTCTAGGCACAGAGCCCAGTTATCCTATCTCCACTACCTTGGAAGAACACGCGGCCATGACAAAGCACTGGGCCATTGCCCTCGGGTGAAGATGTCCCCAGGAAATTCCAGTAACCGCCGAGGGCCGACATTTCGACATTGATTAACCCGAAATTTAACGCATCTCACGAGTGCCGTAAACAATGAACGGGTACGATCTCCACCTCGGAAGCAAAACACGGACATAGGGATGTCTTCTCGGAAGCAAATTCGGAGAAACCCCCCTGACGACGCAGAGAAAACCTGTCAAAGGCACCAATAATATTCTAGCGCCAAGGACCACAAGTCGCCGTGTCCAAGTCACGAGGGCCTTCCCCGCATGACGAGTCAGGAGAGTCCTCTTGTTAGCGAACAATCCCCGCGGTTCAGCTGCACCCCAGGATTCCAGGGAAAATAAGGTCATCGGTGGAGATGGAGCCGAGTGTTGTTCGACCGAGGCGTCGGAtgtgaggagaagatggttCGAGTATTTAAACTAAACCTTTCCTTTCCGAGAATAGCATCAAGTTTTAGAGTCTCATCTTCTCACCAAGACAGCAACGTTCTACACTAGTACCAACTTCAATCCTCGGCATCTTCGTCCTTCATCCTGTATATGATCAATCATGGCGAAGGCTGAGACTGAACACCACGAACCCCCCAAGGGTCGCGATGTCGGAACGGTCGAACATACCGATGACCAGCTGCTGGGACGAGCTATCCAGCAGCAGGAACACAACCGGACATGGGGCCAGAGTCTACGTAAAGACCCCTGGCTCCTGTTCTGGATTGGCGTGATGCTTTGGACCTTGATTGTGCGAGGCTTCGAGGCTGGCGCATCTGGAGACGTCCTTAGTATTCCTACCTTTAGAAAGAGATTCGGCGTTGCCATGGACGGCAGTTACTTCATTGCAACAAACTGGCAGTCGGCTATTAGCGGCGGTCCTAACGCGGCTGCCATCGTAGGTGCCTGGGGTGCCTCTTTTCTGTCCGACAGGTATGGCACCAAGCCCATCATCCTACTGGCTGCCATGATCAACCTTGCTTCGGTGGGTGTCGAGTTCGGAGCCACATCCCTTGCCATGTTCTTCGGAGGCAAGATGATGAACTTCTTGGCCATTGGTGCCCTTCTCAATCTTTGCACCGCCTACGTCGCCGAGGTTTCCCCTCTAGCTATCCGAGCCAGCGCTATCGGCTTCTGCAACTTGTCTCAGTGCATTGGACCATTCCTTTTAGCCATCATGTCCTACTTTACCTCCAAGTGGGACCATGACTGGGCCTGGAAATCGCTTGTGGCTGCGCAATGGGGCTTTACCGGAGTGGCTCTTGTCGGCCAGATCTTCATGCCAGAGTCGCCCGTCTATCTGGTTCGCATGGGTAAGATGGAAGCCGCCCAGAAATCTCTCGAGCGTCTCTACTCGGATCCGCAAGATGCCAAGGGCCACCTACACCGCATTCAGCTCACTCTTGAAGAAGCGGAGCTGTCCAACACGGGATCATACCTCGACTGTTTCAAGGGGACAAACCTGCGCCGAACCTTGATTGCAGTCATGGTGTTTCTTTCCGAGCCCATGTCGGGCCTGGGATTTGTTGGCAGCTATGGCGCTCTGATGTACCAGTTCCTGGGCATCTCGGACAGCAAGGCCTTCGAGATGAAGATTGGGGCTCAAGTCCTCTCCATTAGCGGCGCCATGATCGCGTTTCTCATGTCCGATTGGTGGGGTCGTCGACCCATGTACATAATGGGCTGTTCTGCGCTCTGTGTGCTCATGCTCTGCATGGCGATATCGGGCTCGTTTGACACAACGGCTGCCATCACGGCCTCGGTGGGATTCTACACCATGTTCAACTTCTTCTACAACGTGGGTGTTGGGTCTACTGTGTACGCGCTGGCCGGCGAACTCCCCACGTCTGTTCTCAGGGCCAAGACACTAGCCATTTCCATCTCAACTTCTTCGGCATGCAACACCATGTGGTCCTTCGTGGCTCCATACCTGTTCAACTCGGATTACGCcaacctcaaggccaagatcggGTATGTGTTTGGCGCATTCATGCTCATTTTTGCTATTCTCGCCTTTTTGTATGTTCCCGAGACGCGGAGAAGGACCTACGAGGAGCTGGATGAACTCTTCATGAAGAAAGTGCCCACGCGCCAGTTCCGTACTTATGTTACTGTGGCTGAACAGCGAGCGGCGGAGGCGTATGCTGCTCAGGAGAAGACGATCGGCGATCAAAAAGTCTGAAGACATATGGTGCTTAAGGGGAGAAAATTGCGGACTGTTATTAGTCCTTCTAGATTGAGGTAGAGGAGCTTAAAAGTTGAATAGCAGTCTTGATGTTACCCAGTCGCATTCTTAGTCGTGATGTGAACCACCTAAAGTGTTTTGAATCCGGCCCGTGAGCGCCAGCGGCGGTGCAAATAAACAATTTAGCCACACTTACGGGATAGCCACAGCAGCATTACGGGCTTAGTCATCAATTTCTGTTTTGCACCACCACTGGTGCACGTACGGGTTCCCCGTTGAAAGAAGGGATGGAAGCTTGGAACTACCCTGTAGCTCCGAGGTTTTAAAAGTTAACCACCATTGGCTTAGTGTTAAGTACCTGTCaggtaaataaaaacttGGCTTATTCGTGTCAACTTAAATATCAAGTGATGTCAACTGGTATTTTCTTTTGATAGAGTGGTCTTTTTCTGCCAGAGTGGTTTTCTTCGATTTGATTTCACTCCACCAAATTTGCTTTGGTCTGTCCCCATGGCCAACTGGCCACAGCGCCATGACCAAGAAAGACTCTTGACTCAGTGGGAAGGGTAGTGGATTACTAACCACAGTGACAACATGACACttattgattgattgataaAGTCTTGGTGATGATTACCCCGGACTCCCTTTTCCCTGGAGCGCTTGAAACTGCCGTCCTCATCCCCAGACTTCGGGATTACATTTGCCATTTGCGGGGGAGCCCGACCTTGCGAATCAGGCCAGGGCTCATTTAGCCTCCAAACCTATCCTGGTTAGCTCCTTAAAGTACGTCTCGTCCTCGGGGAATCTGCTTCCGAGACAGCGCCTGTTTTCCAACGAATTCCCCGCGAGGTGACATTTTAAAAAGCCGATCCTACCCCACTTCCCCAGAGGAAAATCCGAGCATCCTAGCTGGCTGGCACCCTTTCGGCTTGTCCATGTGTGCCATGCAGAAACGGACGGACGGTATTGCTGATCGGCAAACATGGTCGACACTGAGCCGTCACCTTCGGAGCATGGTGCAGCAAGGGCTACACGAAATCTGAAGGCATGTGACCTGTGCCGGAGCCGCAAAGTCAAGGTACTGCacaaaggccaaggtcaTATTCTTCGAGGGGCGTGAAGTTGCTGACAGGATCCTAATGCAAGTGCCGTTATGCACAAGATGACACTACCTGCCAAGGATGTAGGCTAGCAGGTACCGAGTGCACGCAAAACAAACCCAGGCGTAAAAGGGGGCCTGCTAAACGGTATGTTACCCTTAGCCACGTGCGCTGCCTGTTCTCTTGAGGCCAAGACATTGATTTGGATTCTCAAGTTCCCTGGCTCAGCGCTCCCCCAACGATACGACAGTGCCAGGTGCGCAAGCCTTTTCTAGCCCTGCCACACTCGGGTCAGCTGGCGAATCGTACCTTGATCCTCCACACCCTAATTCATCcccggccgaggaggaaccagACGACCAGAGTAGCCAAGCATCCCCAGACTCAAGGCCGGGCGACTCGGACTTCAAGGGGCTGTGCTCCCGTTCGCTGGTCCTAACAATTCTTACTGACTGGTCTCGCTTCGTCTATCCACTCGCTCCCCTTTTACACAGAAAGAAATTCCTGAAAAGGGTTCTCCAGCATGAAGATGAGAGGAACCCGACGTTCTGCGCCCTGGTCTTGGCCACTTGCGCCATGACTGTATCAACTCTCCGACGGCGGAGCTTCTACAACTACCGGAGCGTCACCGTGGATAAATGTATCGATATTATCGAACGAGAACACATGCTGTTGCCTGTCTCTTACACTCCCGAATGGTGCCTCACGCGCTACAATGTTGCCTCAGCTCTGAGCGCGCTGTATGGATTGGATGACATGCGTGTGTATCAGGCTATTAAGGACGCCATGGCCGGCGTTCAATGGCTTCTTTTTCACGAAAAGGGAACAGAACCAGTGCATGACCAGGAGTTGGTGAAGCGACTTTATTGGCTGCTTGGCATGTGGCAGCTGTAATGCCCCCCTGACGCTTGGCTTGACCTGTTGCTGGAGCACTAACATTGCTTAGGGGTACTGAAATACAAGGCCAGCCACACCTAACATTCCTTCCCGGTCCTCCATTTACCCCAGCTTTGCAGAGTATTCGTCCCCGGCCTCTATCTGATGCGGAGCTGGGAGTACCTGACACGGAAACGAACGTATTGGCATTGTGGCCAGCGGCGCCAGCGTCATGGCTCAAAGACGATGACCAGTATATCACAGGACTCAACAGCCTTGCCGATGTCCTGATGGTCTGGGAACGCGCCAAGGTGGACATGGCTCACAAACAGCCAGAAGAGACTCTAAGAGATGGCATGGCCCGCCTTCAAGCGGTGCTTGACAATCTCGTCCCAGAACTGCGGTGGAGAGGTGGCTTGGCCAGATTCCCGAAACCGTCTCGAGGCCACGAATCGCAAACAGTCAACATTTTGATCACATGCTTCTATATAAGATCAAACTTGCTGCAGCATCTCGGCCAAGCACCCGGCATTACCCACCAGAGCATCGTAAGGTCAGTGGAGAGTTGCGGCCCCCCAATCGACTTGATTCTCTTGACTTACCAATCAATCTCGCCTCCAGCGATGTTCTTGAAGTTCTCGATCATATGCCAGAAGATATACATGAGTGCA contains these protein-coding regions:
- a CDS encoding TauD domain-containing protein, producing the protein MSTTTTQSETVLRTRLETSQHPKPLSLSGALDRFESEELTPVIGREYPSVNLVDDILNASNSDELVRDLAITISQRGVVFFRAQDNLTDDLQKVLAQRLGELVNKPKESTLHIHPLLNGTDEFGVADNEISTISSQGFKALAVGYKDRDDRKGGAASWHSDIQFEEFPADYTSLRLTQLPSTGGDTLWASGYEIYDRFSDPWQKFLEGLTATFKGEGFIKAADARPDKFKIYEEPRGNPANIGRGLTAVHPVVRTNPVTGWKSVFAIGNFPQRINELSLRESKELLELLYKRIEENHDLQVRFKWRNKNDIAIWDNRSVFHSATNDYDTLGDRVGHRAVGIGEKPYLDPQSQSRTVALSKN
- a CDS encoding Bac-rhamnosid6H domain-containing protein, which codes for MHQKIPQDSSVTCSPFELLADSLHPTLHRWTRRPQRFVSFTPCDDNYFGLRIQPGTDDISDLPSLAWGRDSDFVLDFGIHMVGYLSFRISCVGANMDAPCRLRLTFGESPLDVTMSMDGVETWLSKGWLPDEIINIDVCPDDVKIRRRHSFRFLRVQVIDTSSNFKISISDVACECVSAISQDHELDTFEFDDQLLQDIDRVSILTLRDCMQSVFEDGPRRDRRMWIGDLRLQALANYSTLKDFDLVKRCILQFAAVARTDGSLPACLFEKPTLAASADYLTEYDALFGSVVYDYVAASGDLETGRLLWATALGCLRRPLQHVNPQTFIFEPERTSDIKFLDWNREVDTSAGSHGVLLFCLKAVAKLAQLLQLDFPHQETIKGMTEAAQIFLSDGVVVSGPKAQISYASASWLVLAEAFSPETARSALLNTLAHPAAIKPMTPYLWHHVCDALITAGCYEKCLELIRSYWGGMVQAGADTFWECYDPSDARTSPYGDVRMNSFCHAWSCTPTLLLRNQLLNEASGKVSGKMTMRELDSDMVKRAIGTS
- a CDS encoding MFS domain-containing protein, encoding MAKAETEHHEPPKGRDVGTVEHTDDQLLGRAIQQQEHNRTWGQSLRKDPWLLFWIGVMLWTLIVRGFEAGASGDVLSIPTFRKRFGVAMDGSYFIATNWQSAISGGPNAAAIVGAWGASFLSDRYGTKPIILLAAMINLASVGVEFGATSLAMFFGGKMMNFLAIGALLNLCTAYVAEVSPLAIRASAIGFCNLSQCIGPFLLAIMSYFTSKWDHDWAWKSLVAAQWGFTGVALVGQIFMPESPVYLVRMGKMEAAQKSLERLYSDPQDAKGHLHRIQLTLEEAELSNTGSYLDCFKGTNLRRTLIAVMVFLSEPMSGLGFVGSYGALMYQFLGISDSKAFEMKIGAQVLSISGAMIAFLMSDWWGRRPMYIMGCSALCVLMLCMAISGSFDTTAAITASVGFYTMFNFFYNVGVGSTVYALAGELPTSVLRAKTLAISISTSSACNTMWSFVAPYLFNSDYANLKAKIGYVFGAFMLIFAILAFLYVPETRRRTYEELDELFMKKVPTRQFRTYVTVAEQRAAEAYAAQEKTIGDQKV
- a CDS encoding Zn(2)-C6 fungal-type domain-containing protein; this encodes MTVSTLRRRSFYNYRSVTVDKCIDIIEREHMLLPVSYTPEWCLTRYNVASALSALYGLDDMRVYQAIKDAMAGVQWLLFHEKGTEPVHDQELVKRLYWLLGMWQLGTEIQGQPHLTFLPGPPFTPALQSIRPRPLSDAELGVPDTETNVLALWPAAPASWLKDDDQYITGLNSLADVLMVWERAKVDMAHKQPEETLRDGMARLQAVLDNLVPELRWRGGLARFPKPSRGHESQTVNILITCFYIRSNLLQHLGQAPGITHQSIVSDVLEVLDHMPEDIHECNGYTLVKKVRDIGAAYLQELRVTPGGPIQAVNEPEQCIVNALLTRLERMDFRLDQENACPEDDAISPADRPTDASMESV